From Nilaparvata lugens isolate BPH chromosome 7, ASM1435652v1, whole genome shotgun sequence, one genomic window encodes:
- the LOC120352202 gene encoding uncharacterized protein LOC120352202, whose protein sequence is MKKRTMRILCIIAAISQISFIFMVVCGYITIGVESRTDDPENKVEESSIEDNVKTEYHEKPVGVVTKVESENAFQKKHPPSTARWCRDVWEHFSPELDIPPYSDISAPESSSYESSD, encoded by the exons ATGAAAAAGAGGACTATGCGAATCCTGTGCATTATAGCTGCA attTCTCAAATAAGTTTCATTTTCATGGTAGTATGTGGCTACATCACTATTGGAGTTGAGAGTCGGACAGATGATCCAGAGAATAAAGTGGAAGAGAGTTCTATAGAAGACAATGTGAAAACAGAATATCATGAGAAACCCGTGGGAGTTGTAACAAAAGTAGAATCAGAAAATGCTTTTCAGAAAAAACACCCACCCTCTACTGCGAGATGGTGTCGTGATGTTTGGGAACATTTTTCTCCCGAACTTGATATACCACCCTATTCCGACATATCTGCTCCAGAGTCTTCCAGTTATGAAAGTTCCGATTGA
- the LOC111060092 gene encoding resuscitation-promoting factor RpfA has translation MYLKTIVGLVYVLHILSYAVALPVSNAASNVALSPDNVDQSMRDAVSTLLAGLIMKGNDIRAELQEEARALLDDPYPFDDDTLAQVAQLAGEEVNEATRDQEQPAADVPAAVSPPADNAPDDYSKSPRSLADDTLHQLKSLVSRSESPASESHHSLANFLHLSALQNFLTGSMEPYPAVPNVHTAPPANVPPVVNSASAPVADVAPVAPVVDDVAPDVAPDMAPPVPAPIPVPVARSISDEPLEPIDDDN, from the exons ATGTACTTGAAAACGATAGTG GGTCTGGTCTATGTTTTGCACATTTTAAGCTACGCTGTTGCACTGCCTGTGAGTAATGCGGCGAGCAATGTGGCGTTATCGCCCGACAATGTCGATCAATCGATGAGGGACGCCGTGTCGACTCTGCTGGCCGGCCTCATCATGAAGGGCAACGACATAAGGGCTGAGCTGCAGGAGGAGGCGAGGGCACTGCTCGACGACCCTTATCCCTTTGATGACGACACCCTGGCACAGGTTGCACAGCTCGCCGGTGAGGAGGTGAATGAGGCTACCAGAGACCAAGAGCAACCTGCAGCTGACGTTCCCGCTGCTGTCAGCCCACCAGCAGACAATGCGCCAGACGACTACTCCAAGTCACCTCGCTCCCTGGCTGATGACACCCTCCACCAACTCAAAAGCCTCGTCTCAAGATCTGAATCTCCTGCTTCTGAATCACATCATAGTTTAGCCAATTTCTTACATCTATCAGCTCTTCAAAACTTTCTAACGGGCTCAATGGAGCCCTACCCCGCGGTTCCAAATGTCCATACCGCCCCCCCAGCCAATGTACCCCCTGTTGTTAATTCCGCCTCAGCTCCCGTGGCCGATGTAGCCCCTGTAGCTCCTGTAGTCGATGATGTTGCCCCCGATGTGGCCCCCGATATGGCCCCCCCTGTACCCGCCCCCATTCCTGTACCCGTAGCGCGATCAATCAGTGACGAACCTTTAGAACCGATTGATGATGATAactga